AAATAATGCACCATACTACTATAATACCATAAAAATGTTATTAATGGAGCAAGGTATGGAATTAGCAGTAGGAAATAATGCACCTGATTTTAGCTTACCAACAGATTCTGGTGAAAATTTATCATTGAGTGAATTCTTTGATAAAAAAAATATAGTTCTTTATTTTTATCCTAAAGACGACACTCCGGGTTGCAGGATGGAGGCAAAAGGTTTTAGAGATAAAATAGATGATTTTTCTTCCCTTGACACAGTGATAATTGGTGTATCAAAAGATAGTGTTAAGCGCCATGCTAACTTCAAAGCAAAATATTCTC
The nucleotide sequence above comes from Wolbachia endosymbiont of Oedothorax gibbosus. Encoded proteins:
- the bcp gene encoding thioredoxin-dependent thiol peroxidase, whose protein sequence is MELAVGNNAPDFSLPTDSGENLSLSEFFDKKNIVLYFYPKDDTPGCRMEAKGFRDKIDDFSSLDTVIIGVSKDSVKRHANFKAKYSLPFSLVSDENAEMLGKYGVWVEKSMFGKKYMGIERTTFLIDKKGKVVKIWKNVKVSGHVDEVLEEVKRI